In a genomic window of Apteryx mantelli isolate bAptMan1 chromosome 2, bAptMan1.hap1, whole genome shotgun sequence:
- the LOC106482671 gene encoding LOW QUALITY PROTEIN: serpin B4-like (The sequence of the model RefSeq protein was modified relative to this genomic sequence to represent the inferred CDS: substituted 1 base at 1 genomic stop codon) encodes MCSLSAANTRLCLDFFKELSKIKRNENIFFSPLSLSAAFGKVLLGARGNTLKQIEKVFHFNEVLNSTSQGTRHPSEKCEEDGGVHSQFQALLAAISDLSTGCSLSIANRLFGEVTYQFLQQYLDSEKKFYGAELEAVDFKHTKEETREKINFWMENETKGKIKDLCAIGSVNPSTVLVLVNAIYFKGKWAVEFKKEDTKEMYFRLNKNERKTVQMMFQESYFILAVIEEPQMKVLELLYINNELSMFILLPEVVXEDFTGLEQLESTLTYEKLAEWTSSAKMRQQRVKVYVPRFKMEESYILNKTLQEMGVINVFDWGKADLSGISRKDAVVVSKDIHKSFVEVNEEGTEAEGAVAVVAMPLCHPISYEFKADHPFLFFIRCNSTKNILFFGRYSSP; translated from the exons ATGTGCTCTCTCAGTGCAGCAAATACCAGGTTGTGCCTGGACTTTTTCAAAGAGctgagcaaaataaaaagaaatgaaaatatcttCTTCTCCCCACTAAGTCTCTCAGCTGCCTTTGGGAAGGTCCTCCTTGGTGCCAGGGGCAACACACTCAAACAGATTGAGAAG GTATTTCATTTCAATGAAGTTTTGAACAGTACAAGCCAAGGAACCAGACATCCTTCTGAAAAG tgtgaagaagatggaggcGTCCATTCCCAGTTCCAGGcactgttagcagcaatcagtgACCTCAGCACAGGTTGTTCTCTCAGCATTGCCAACAGGCTCTTTGGAGAAGTTACTTACCAGTTTCTCCAG caATACTTGGATTCTGAAAAGAAATTCTATGGAGCAGAATTGGAGGCAGTTGATTTTAAACATACTAAAGAAGAAACCAGAGAGAAGATTAACTTCTGGATGGAAAATGAGACAAAAG GTAAAATCAAAGACCTATGTGCTATTGGGTCTGTTAATCCCTCCACTGTGCTTGTGCTGGTCAATGCTATATACTTTAAAGGAAAGTGGGCAGTAGAATTTAAGAAAGAAGACACTAAGGAAATGTATTTCAGACTGAACAAG AATGAGAGAAAGACAGTGCAGATGATGTTTCAAGAAAGTTATTTTATATTGGCTGTCATAGAGGAACCGCAAATGAAAGTGCTAGAGCTCCTATACATTAATAATGAACTGAGCATGTTCATTCTTCTTCCTGAAGTTGTCTAAGAGGACTTTACTGGCCTAGAACAG CTTGAAAGCACCCTCACGTATGAAAAACTAGCAGAATGGACCAGCTCAGCTAAGATGCGACAACAAAGAGTGAAGGTGTATGTGCCTCGGTTCAAGATGGAGGAAAGTTACATTCTCAACAAAACTCTCCAGGAGATGGGAGTGATTAACGTTTTTGACTGGGGAAAAGCTGATTTATCAGGAATCTCTAGAAAGGATGCCGTGGTTGTGTCCAAGGACATCCACAAATCATTTGTGGAAGTTAATGAAGAGGGCACTGAAGCAGAAGGTGCCGTAGCGGTTGTAGCAATGCCTCTGTGTCACCCGATTTCTTATGAGTTCAAAGCTGACCACCCATTCCTCTTCTTCATCAGATGCAATTCAACCAAAAATATTCTCTTCTTTGGTAGATATTCCTCCCCCTAA